A genomic region of Bradyrhizobium sp. ORS 278 contains the following coding sequences:
- a CDS encoding MFS transporter yields MQPSPTDAMRRRVVISSTIGNALEWFDFTVFGLFAATISKLFFPADDPLASLLSTFAVFGLAFVARPLGGLVFGLYADRYGRKAALVVMITMMAIGTGLIGVLPTFASIGIAAPLLLLLARLIQGFSAGGEFGSASAMLIEFAPPGRKGFYGAFQTVSQALAFALGAMMAVTLSKTLSPADFASWGWRVPFILGILIGPVGWYLRRRCDESPEFRTHMAERAARATPARKTPLGQLFAEHPRELMASFGLIAAGTAIYYVGGVFLPAYAASELKLPLADAQLGLLAVSLSNIPLGLASGMLSDRIGRRGVILPALLLYPILYVVLFRQLVAEPTTAHLWQLQSVGLILGVLGGAVPAFMTEIFPVGVRATGASLMYNLGVMLFGGLAPFINTWMVQATGDKSAPVYYILAAAAVGLLGMVVYRRRT; encoded by the coding sequence ATGCAGCCGTCACCAACCGATGCGATGCGTCGCCGTGTCGTGATCTCCTCGACCATCGGCAATGCGCTCGAATGGTTCGACTTCACCGTCTTCGGGCTGTTCGCCGCGACCATCAGCAAGCTGTTCTTTCCCGCCGACGATCCGCTGGCATCGCTGCTCTCGACATTTGCGGTATTTGGCCTCGCCTTCGTCGCGCGCCCGCTCGGCGGACTGGTGTTCGGCCTCTACGCCGACCGCTACGGGCGCAAGGCGGCGCTGGTCGTGATGATCACGATGATGGCGATCGGCACCGGCCTGATCGGCGTGCTGCCGACCTTCGCATCGATCGGCATTGCCGCGCCGCTCTTGCTGCTGCTCGCGCGTCTGATCCAGGGGTTCTCGGCCGGCGGCGAGTTCGGCTCGGCGAGCGCCATGCTGATCGAGTTCGCTCCGCCAGGGCGCAAGGGGTTCTATGGCGCTTTCCAGACCGTGTCGCAGGCGCTCGCCTTCGCGCTCGGCGCAATGATGGCGGTCACGCTCAGCAAGACGCTGTCGCCCGCGGATTTCGCCAGCTGGGGCTGGCGGGTGCCGTTCATCCTGGGAATCCTGATCGGGCCCGTCGGCTGGTATCTGCGCCGCCGATGCGATGAATCGCCTGAATTCCGGACCCATATGGCGGAACGTGCAGCAAGAGCCACGCCTGCAAGAAAGACCCCGCTCGGGCAGCTGTTCGCGGAGCATCCGCGCGAGCTCATGGCCTCGTTCGGCCTGATCGCGGCCGGCACCGCGATCTACTATGTCGGCGGTGTGTTCCTGCCGGCCTACGCCGCGAGCGAGCTCAAGCTGCCGCTGGCCGACGCGCAGCTCGGGCTGCTCGCGGTCAGCCTCAGCAACATTCCGCTGGGTCTCGCGTCGGGCATGCTCTCTGATCGCATCGGGCGGCGTGGCGTCATCTTGCCGGCGCTGCTGCTCTATCCCATCCTCTACGTGGTGTTGTTCAGGCAGCTGGTGGCGGAGCCGACCACCGCGCATCTGTGGCAGCTCCAGTCCGTCGGCCTGATCCTCGGCGTGCTCGGCGGCGCGGTGCCGGCGTTCATGACCGAGATCTTTCCTGTCGGCGTGCGCGCGACCGGGGCGTCGCTGATGTACAATCTCGGCGTGATGCTGTTCGGTGGCCTGGCGCCGTTCATCAATACCTGGATGGTTCAAGCCACCGGCGACAAGTCCGCGCCGGTCTACTACATTCTCGCCGCCGCCGCGGTCGGCCTGCTCGGGATGGTCGTGTACCGCAGGAGAACATAA
- a CDS encoding phosphohydrolase, producing the protein MTRDDLIAAYSAAGRHYHDLSHIEECLARLDTVTGLSARDREILSLAIWWHDVVYDPTRSDNEEQSAALAERHVAAELRDEVGRLIRLTRTHDVAPDDRRGALLVSIDLAILGADDAIYDGYAEAIRREYADVPDDAYCVGRAAMLERFAKRPVIYPDATFAAALDERARANLARELRALRSQPRTR; encoded by the coding sequence ATGACCCGTGACGATCTGATCGCCGCGTACTCCGCGGCAGGTCGGCACTATCATGATCTCAGCCATATCGAGGAGTGCCTGGCGCGCCTCGACACCGTGACCGGTTTGAGCGCGCGCGACCGCGAGATCCTGAGCCTCGCGATCTGGTGGCATGATGTAGTCTATGACCCCACGCGCTCCGACAATGAGGAGCAGAGCGCTGCTCTGGCCGAACGTCACGTCGCGGCTGAGCTGCGCGACGAGGTCGGCCGGCTGATCCGGCTGACCCGCACGCACGACGTCGCGCCGGACGACCGGCGCGGCGCGCTGCTCGTCTCCATCGATCTCGCCATCCTCGGCGCCGACGATGCGATCTATGACGGCTACGCGGAGGCGATCCGGCGCGAATACGCCGATGTGCCTGACGACGCCTATTGCGTGGGCCGCGCCGCGATGCTGGAGCGGTTCGCCAAGCGTCCCGTGATCTATCCGGATGCGACGTTTGCCGCCGCGCTCGACGAGCGGGCGCGAGCCAATCTCGCGCGCGAGCTGCGCGCGCTGCGATCGCAGCCGCGCACGCGCTGA
- a CDS encoding antibiotic biosynthesis monooxygenase, whose amino-acid sequence MITEIAQIDVKPGTEKDFEAAVAKARAAFGRSKGFHGFELHKSIEKPQRYRLIVKWETLENHTVDFRGSENFTEWRGLVGQYFAAPPDVEHTETVLTSAG is encoded by the coding sequence ATGATCACGGAAATCGCCCAGATCGACGTCAAGCCCGGCACCGAGAAGGATTTCGAGGCCGCGGTTGCCAAGGCGCGCGCGGCCTTCGGCCGCTCCAAGGGCTTTCACGGCTTCGAGCTGCACAAATCGATCGAAAAGCCGCAGCGCTACCGCCTGATAGTGAAGTGGGAGACGCTGGAGAACCACACGGTGGATTTCCGCGGCTCGGAGAATTTCACCGAATGGCGCGGCCTGGTCGGGCAGTATTTCGCCGCGCCGCCGGATGTCGAGCACACCGAGACGGTGCTGACCTCGGCCGGCTGA
- a CDS encoding diguanylate cyclase, which translates to MALDSLTLDIVATMVAALLGAMLLYFGRQENTPALRWWGAAYILGAVAIALWTLVADSYGEVVSLFLSSIGLIATAMVWNAARVFHGKSPSVTGLALGAIVWIASGMLLDPAAQALRLTIGAAIVVIYATLTAAELWQERRRTLQKRWPAVLVPAMHGFVLMLPILLGNMLRDANGAFAAAWVTIFSIELVLYAVGTVFVIFMLVSERIVSAHKRAATTDPLTGLLNRRGFADACAQLIEREARAQQPVSVLIFDIDHFKSINDRFGHAEGDEVLKIFADVVVNNLRLTDLSGRIGGEEFAALLPCSIEEAMVAAERVREAFAASGVVCEEKPVDTTVSIGVAGGPAGTELDVLLAAADTALYKAKRSGRNRVEASAELPLSLERYRRQRAAAATVAASPSGQAVISG; encoded by the coding sequence ATGGCACTGGACAGCCTGACGCTCGACATCGTAGCGACAATGGTCGCGGCGCTGCTTGGCGCCATGTTGCTGTACTTTGGACGGCAGGAGAACACCCCGGCGCTGCGCTGGTGGGGCGCGGCCTACATCCTCGGCGCGGTCGCGATCGCGCTATGGACGCTGGTGGCCGACAGCTATGGCGAGGTCGTCTCGCTGTTCCTGAGTTCGATCGGACTGATCGCGACCGCCATGGTCTGGAACGCGGCGCGCGTCTTCCACGGCAAATCGCCGAGCGTGACGGGACTTGCGCTCGGCGCCATCGTGTGGATCGCCAGCGGCATGCTGCTCGATCCCGCGGCGCAGGCGCTGCGGCTCACCATCGGCGCCGCCATCGTCGTGATCTATGCGACCCTCACCGCGGCGGAGCTGTGGCAGGAGCGCCGGCGCACCCTGCAGAAGCGCTGGCCCGCGGTTCTGGTGCCGGCCATGCACGGCTTCGTCCTGATGCTGCCGATCCTGCTCGGCAACATGCTGCGCGATGCCAATGGCGCATTCGCCGCCGCCTGGGTGACGATCTTCTCGATCGAACTGGTGCTCTATGCCGTCGGCACGGTGTTCGTCATCTTCATGCTGGTGTCCGAGCGCATCGTCTCCGCGCACAAGCGCGCCGCGACCACCGACCCGCTCACCGGGCTGCTCAACCGGCGCGGCTTTGCGGATGCCTGCGCGCAACTGATCGAGCGCGAGGCGCGCGCGCAGCAGCCGGTCAGCGTGCTGATCTTCGACATCGATCATTTCAAGTCGATCAACGACCGCTTCGGTCATGCCGAGGGCGATGAGGTGCTGAAGATCTTCGCCGATGTTGTCGTGAATAATCTTCGCCTGACCGATCTGTCGGGGCGGATCGGCGGCGAGGAGTTCGCGGCGCTCTTGCCCTGCTCGATCGAGGAGGCGATGGTCGCAGCCGAGCGTGTGCGCGAGGCCTTCGCCGCGTCCGGCGTGGTCTGCGAGGAGAAACCCGTCGACACCACCGTGAGCATCGGCGTGGCCGGCGGGCCGGCCGGAACCGAGCTCGACGTGCTGCTCGCCGCGGCCGACACCGCGCTCTACAAGGCCAAGCGCTCGGGCCGCAACCGCGTCGAGGCCTCGGCGGAACTGCCGCTGTCGCTGGAGCGCTATCGCCGCCAGCGCGCGGCTGCCGCGACGGTCGCCGCATCACCGTCCGGCCAGGCTGTCATCTCCGGCTGA